A region of Wenzhouxiangella sp. XN24 DNA encodes the following proteins:
- a CDS encoding NAD(P)/FAD-dependent oxidoreductase yields MLPNQHTDVIVIGGGHNGLVCAAYLAGRGLKVTVLERRPVLGGAAVTETFHPGFRNSSCSYTVSLLDPQIITELRLAEHGLRIVERPLANFLPRGDGTAFRFGGPDTAAEVARFSRRDAERLPAWLAMLERVVVVLRALAGETPPNVSDRFVMADWLASWSVARKLKGLDMRGRRDLLDLFTKSAGELLDDWFESDPLKAVLGWDAIVGNFASPYTPGTAYVLLHHVFGEVNGKSGAWGHAIGGMGAISEAIATEARHRGVDIRCNAAVERIEVQGGRATGVVLADGRVLRARQVVAGVNPKLLYTQMFDPADLDPEILARFGRYRCGSGTFRINLALAELPDFRAAPGTELQPHHASGILVGDSLRYFEQAYFDARSREHNPGWAREPVVEMVISSTLDDTLAPPGRHVASLFCQHVNPAPEGGWDRHRETFADLAIATVNRHAPNFAASILGRRLLSPLDLEREYGLLGGDIFHGALGLDQLFSARPLLGQADYRGAVPDLYLCGSGTHPGGGVTGLPGRNAAREILRDARGARRRRRGHSGGLKPSTER; encoded by the coding sequence ATGCTCCCGAACCAGCACACGGACGTCATCGTCATCGGCGGCGGCCACAACGGGCTCGTCTGCGCGGCCTACCTGGCCGGCCGCGGCCTGAAGGTGACAGTGCTCGAACGGCGTCCCGTCCTGGGCGGCGCGGCCGTCACGGAAACGTTTCACCCCGGGTTTCGCAACTCGAGCTGCAGCTACACGGTCAGCCTGCTGGATCCGCAAATCATCACGGAGCTGCGGCTCGCGGAACACGGGTTGCGGATCGTCGAGCGACCGCTGGCCAACTTCCTGCCGCGCGGCGATGGCACGGCCTTTCGCTTCGGCGGACCCGACACGGCCGCCGAGGTGGCGCGATTCTCGCGCCGCGACGCCGAACGGCTGCCGGCGTGGCTGGCCATGCTGGAACGGGTGGTCGTCGTACTCCGCGCGCTCGCGGGCGAGACGCCGCCGAACGTGTCGGACCGATTCGTCATGGCCGACTGGCTGGCGTCGTGGTCGGTCGCCAGGAAGCTCAAGGGTCTCGACATGCGCGGGCGGCGCGACCTGCTCGACTTGTTCACCAAGAGCGCAGGGGAGCTGCTCGACGACTGGTTCGAATCGGATCCACTGAAGGCGGTGCTCGGCTGGGACGCGATCGTCGGGAACTTCGCCAGCCCCTACACGCCCGGCACGGCCTACGTGCTGCTGCACCACGTGTTCGGCGAGGTGAACGGGAAATCCGGCGCGTGGGGCCATGCGATCGGCGGCATGGGCGCCATCAGCGAGGCCATCGCCACCGAAGCGCGCCACCGCGGCGTGGACATCCGATGCAATGCTGCCGTCGAGCGCATCGAGGTCCAGGGTGGCCGCGCCACGGGCGTGGTGCTGGCGGACGGGAGAGTGCTGCGTGCCCGCCAGGTCGTCGCCGGGGTCAATCCGAAACTGCTGTACACGCAGATGTTCGACCCGGCGGACCTGGACCCGGAGATCCTCGCGCGCTTCGGCCGCTACCGCTGTGGCTCGGGCACCTTCCGCATCAACCTGGCGCTAGCCGAGTTGCCGGACTTCCGCGCCGCGCCGGGCACCGAGTTACAGCCTCATCATGCCAGCGGGATTCTCGTGGGCGACTCGTTGCGCTATTTCGAGCAGGCCTACTTCGACGCACGCTCGCGGGAGCACAACCCGGGCTGGGCGCGTGAGCCGGTGGTGGAAATGGTGATTTCATCCACCCTGGACGACACGCTGGCGCCGCCCGGCCGGCACGTCGCGAGCCTGTTCTGCCAGCACGTCAACCCCGCACCCGAGGGCGGCTGGGACCGTCACCGCGAAACCTTCGCGGACCTGGCGATCGCCACGGTGAACCGCCACGCGCCGAATTTCGCCGCCAGCATACTCGGCCGCCGCCTTCTCTCGCCGCTGGACCTGGAGCGCGAATACGGCCTGCTCGGCGGGGACATCTTTCATGGCGCACTGGGCCTCGACCAGCTGTTCAGCGCGCGTCCGCTGCTCGGCCAGGCCGACTATCGCGGCGCCGTGCCCGACTTGTACCTGTGCGGTTCGGGCACCCACCCCGGCGGCGGTGTCACCGGGTTGCCCGGGAGGAACGCGGCGCGCGAGATCCTGCGTGACGCACGCGGTGCACGGCGCCGTCGCCGCGGTCACTCCGGCGGCTTGAAGCCCTCGACAGAGCGATAG
- a CDS encoding NifB/NifX family molybdenum-iron cluster-binding protein, whose amino-acid sequence MKVAVTSQNRKEVTEHAGRCRKFWLFDVEAGEIRRREILELAKEDSFHESGGDTPHPLDDIDVLIAGSMGPGLRRRMARKGIAAFVTQEKDLERAVALWAAGGLSPATPPDGSGEQGCADCS is encoded by the coding sequence ATGAAAGTCGCCGTCACGAGTCAGAACCGCAAGGAAGTGACCGAGCACGCCGGGCGTTGCCGGAAATTCTGGTTGTTCGACGTGGAGGCGGGGGAGATTCGCCGGCGCGAAATCCTCGAATTGGCCAAGGAAGATTCGTTCCACGAGAGCGGCGGGGACACGCCGCATCCGCTCGACGACATCGACGTGCTGATCGCCGGCAGCATGGGGCCCGGGTTGCGGCGGCGGATGGCGCGCAAGGGCATTGCGGCGTTCGTCACCCAGGAAAAAGACCTGGAACGTGCAGTGGCCCTGTGGGCCGCCGGAGGGCTGAGCCCGGCGACGCCGCCCGACGGCAGCGGTGAGCAGGGCTGCGCTGACTGCAGCTGA
- a CDS encoding autorepressor SdpR family transcription factor — protein MSDSLFKALADPTRRDVLRRLQRGPATAGELAEEFPQAKATLSHHFNVLKAAGLVRSERRGQHVVYSLNTSVFEDLARMMADLFKPERKK, from the coding sequence ATGTCCGATTCGCTTTTCAAGGCCCTGGCCGACCCGACCCGCCGTGACGTGTTGAGGCGATTGCAGCGCGGGCCCGCGACCGCCGGCGAGCTGGCCGAAGAATTCCCGCAGGCGAAAGCCACGCTTTCGCATCACTTCAACGTGCTCAAGGCCGCCGGACTGGTGCGGTCCGAGCGCCGCGGCCAGCACGTCGTGTATTCGCTGAACACCTCCGTGTTCGAGGACCTGGCGCGGATGATGGCAGACCTGTTCAAGCCCGAGAGGAAGAAATGA
- a CDS encoding SdpI family protein, whose translation MSSRPTQWVSLMLCMLAISFGALVYGELPEQVATHFNRAGEADDWSDPLTAVLMMPGIMLVTWLLLWGLPKVSPTGWRVEPFAPIWNRVQLALLAFLLFIHVSVLGHALGWWGADMGRPVLVGVGLLLVVLGNYLGKTTRNFFLGIRTPWTLASDEVWRRTHRLGGWVMVVTGVVLVGMGIFGANEIVLAVVIAVAVLAPVVYSFFVYRSVEGFKPPE comes from the coding sequence ATGAGCAGTCGACCGACCCAGTGGGTTTCCCTGATGCTGTGCATGCTGGCAATCAGCTTCGGCGCGCTGGTCTACGGCGAGTTGCCGGAACAGGTCGCCACCCATTTCAACCGTGCCGGAGAAGCGGACGACTGGTCCGACCCGCTGACCGCGGTGCTCATGATGCCGGGCATCATGCTCGTGACCTGGCTGCTGCTGTGGGGCCTGCCGAAAGTTTCGCCCACAGGCTGGCGGGTGGAACCCTTTGCGCCGATCTGGAACCGCGTTCAGTTGGCGTTGCTGGCTTTCCTGCTCTTCATCCACGTCAGCGTGCTGGGTCATGCGCTGGGGTGGTGGGGTGCCGACATGGGACGGCCCGTGCTGGTCGGCGTCGGTCTGTTGCTCGTGGTCCTCGGCAACTACCTCGGCAAGACCACGCGAAATTTCTTTCTCGGCATCCGCACGCCATGGACCCTGGCGTCGGACGAGGTCTGGCGGCGTACCCACCGGCTTGGCGGCTGGGTCATGGTGGTGACCGGCGTGGTGCTGGTCGGGATGGGCATCTTTGGCGCCAATGAGATTGTCCTCGCCGTGGTGATCGCTGTGGCTGTCCTCGCGCCCGTGGTCTATTCCTTCTTCGTCTATCGCTCTGTCGAGGGCTTCAAGCCGCCGGAGTGA